In Salisediminibacterium beveridgei, one DNA window encodes the following:
- a CDS encoding carbamoyl phosphate synthase small subunit gives MNKGYLVLETGDILEGKWIGHQDETMGEVVFNTSMTGYQEMITDPSYAGQIVTLCYPLVGNYGMNPDDNESQKPACQGVIVGESCDQPSNGKMTSSFSDQLATWGIPGLAEVNTRKLVSLIRKHKTLKGKITANPKTVTVFPEPLFAPGQLVEQVAVEKAVSYIGQGKHVILLDFGYKASILNDLLKQNVRVTVVPYDTSLKEIQNMNPDGILISNGPGNPDDHAMHFPKIKALTDLYPTLGICLGHQLIAMAYGASSKKMAFGHRGGNHPVLDHETGKIWITSQNHSYEIDPESCIDLELAVRFTNVNDTGIEGFFHPEKPVTTVQFHPEARPGPVDTDYIFDEFIESLVCTGGKSSCQMQQV, from the coding sequence ATGAATAAAGGATATCTGGTACTGGAAACTGGAGATATACTCGAAGGAAAATGGATCGGACACCAGGATGAAACGATGGGTGAAGTCGTCTTTAATACCAGCATGACCGGATATCAGGAGATGATTACGGACCCCTCTTATGCCGGTCAGATTGTTACCCTTTGTTATCCATTAGTCGGTAACTATGGAATGAACCCGGATGATAATGAAAGCCAAAAACCGGCCTGCCAGGGCGTTATAGTTGGTGAATCCTGCGATCAGCCAAGCAATGGCAAAATGACCAGCAGTTTTTCAGACCAGTTAGCGACGTGGGGGATACCCGGCTTAGCTGAGGTGAATACCCGAAAACTCGTCTCATTGATCCGAAAACACAAAACCTTGAAAGGGAAGATCACGGCAAATCCAAAAACGGTGACTGTATTCCCTGAACCGTTATTTGCCCCAGGACAGCTGGTCGAGCAGGTTGCAGTCGAAAAAGCGGTATCCTATATCGGTCAGGGGAAACATGTTATCCTCCTCGACTTTGGTTATAAAGCTTCCATCCTGAACGACTTGCTGAAGCAAAACGTACGCGTGACCGTTGTACCTTACGATACTTCGCTTAAAGAGATTCAGAATATGAACCCTGACGGGATTTTAATCAGTAATGGTCCAGGAAATCCAGACGATCATGCCATGCATTTTCCAAAGATCAAAGCTCTGACAGACCTTTACCCAACGCTGGGCATTTGTCTTGGTCATCAGCTGATCGCTATGGCCTATGGTGCAAGTTCGAAAAAAATGGCCTTTGGTCACCGTGGAGGAAATCATCCTGTCCTGGATCATGAAACAGGGAAGATATGGATTACTTCTCAGAATCACAGCTATGAAATTGATCCGGAGAGTTGCATTGATCTGGAACTCGCAGTCAGGTTTACCAATGTGAACGATACTGGAATTGAAGGTTTTTTCCACCCTGAAAAACCTGTCACTACGGTACAGTTTCATCCGGAAGCAAGGCCAGGTCCTGTTGACACAGACTATATTTTTGATGAATTTATTGAATCGCTCGTGTGTACTGGAGGGAAATCGTCATGTCAGATGCAGCAAGTCTGA
- the carB gene encoding carbamoyl-phosphate synthase (glutamine-hydrolyzing) large subunit, with the protein MSDAASLKKVLVVGSGPIVIGQAAEFDYAGTQACLALKEAGIEVILLNNNPATIMTDSSIVDQVYFEPMTVASIEMIFKEEKPDGMIGTLGGQTGLNLTIAAYDAGLYEKYGVELLGTSVEAIQKGEDREKFRTLMLDIDEPVADSSIVETIEEGKSFIEEIGYPVILRPAYTLGGAGGGFAYNDDEFETILKNGLKQSPIQQVLVEKSIKGWKEIEYEVMRDVNDTCTIVCNMENLDPVGVHTGDSIVVAPSQTLTDIQFQMLRTSSLKVIRALGVIGGCNIQFALHPETDEYVIIEVNPRVSRSSALASKATGYPIARIATQCALGMKLHEIINPITGNTFASFEPALDYIVVKLPRFPFDKFSEADRSLGTQMKATGEVMALDRTFEGAMNKALRSLEMNVRSLHMPLISKSSDDHLDTLLTDANDLRLFALAEAIRRGISIEKINEKTAIDHWFLAKIEHMVSLETEAETMKVADITDEWLKKVKRYNLSDEWLAVQLGIPFLKLREWYDDFGMKPGYQLVDTCAGEFDAETPYYYSSWSGHDEVTPDPNTKKILVLGSGPIRIGQGIEFDYCSVHAVKAVQKAGFEAIIINNNPETVSTDYAVADRLYFEPLALDDVWSVIVKEQVEGVIVQFGGQTAINLAADLDALGVHIYGTSPTNIDAVEDREAFYHLLNQHGIEHIRGEMAHSPHELEGAANELGFPVLIRPSYVIGGQSMFICYDHHELASYAERIQLETNDRCWPLLIDQYVPGKECEVDVITDGEDILIPGIFEHLEKAGVHSGDSVTIFPSITLTEKEKASISSISETIAKEGCIIGIMNIQFVLDQGHVYVLEVNPRSSRTVPIMSKVTGVPMIEYAVRAQLGEKITDISPVVGLMDDLPYYTVKAPVFSATKLKGVDHVLGPEMKSTGEIIGMGQTKEEALKKATVHMQGSEDSMAEQNWFVSVSDRIKPEFNQLLDQLKVKPGKFYATPGTANCLKEAGVGNVVILDDKDDIHNLFKIDPPSIVLNIANQGRQKQKVGFFIRECATKFDVPCYTNIDTFKEVTGTGDERSAADYGIHTLQYYLTQNGKEVSQG; encoded by the coding sequence ATGTCAGATGCAGCAAGTCTGAAAAAAGTTCTCGTGGTCGGGTCCGGTCCAATTGTGATCGGACAGGCTGCCGAATTCGACTATGCAGGAACCCAGGCCTGCCTCGCACTAAAAGAGGCAGGCATTGAAGTCATCTTACTGAATAATAATCCAGCTACGATTATGACGGACTCATCCATTGTGGATCAGGTTTATTTTGAACCAATGACAGTCGCATCCATTGAAATGATCTTTAAAGAAGAAAAACCTGATGGCATGATTGGCACTCTCGGTGGTCAAACCGGGCTGAACTTAACGATTGCAGCCTACGACGCCGGTCTCTATGAAAAGTACGGTGTAGAGCTTCTGGGCACATCTGTGGAGGCGATTCAAAAAGGGGAAGACCGGGAGAAATTCCGTACTCTCATGCTTGATATCGATGAACCGGTGGCTGATTCATCTATTGTTGAAACCATTGAAGAGGGAAAGTCATTTATCGAAGAGATCGGCTACCCTGTGATTTTGCGTCCTGCATATACATTAGGAGGAGCCGGTGGTGGTTTTGCATACAATGACGATGAATTTGAAACGATTTTAAAAAATGGATTGAAACAAAGTCCAATTCAGCAAGTACTTGTGGAAAAAAGCATTAAAGGGTGGAAAGAAATTGAGTATGAAGTCATGCGTGACGTCAACGACACTTGCACCATTGTCTGCAATATGGAGAATCTCGACCCCGTCGGCGTGCATACCGGTGATTCCATTGTAGTGGCGCCTTCTCAGACGTTAACGGATATCCAGTTTCAAATGCTGAGAACCTCCTCTTTGAAAGTCATACGGGCACTTGGTGTCATTGGGGGTTGTAACATTCAATTTGCTCTTCACCCGGAAACTGATGAATATGTGATTATTGAAGTAAACCCCCGAGTCAGCCGATCCTCCGCTTTGGCTTCAAAAGCAACAGGATACCCAATTGCACGAATTGCAACTCAATGTGCTCTCGGCATGAAACTACATGAAATCATAAATCCCATAACCGGGAACACTTTTGCATCCTTTGAACCGGCACTGGATTATATTGTCGTCAAACTCCCAAGATTCCCATTTGATAAATTTTCCGAAGCAGACCGTTCACTTGGTACACAGATGAAGGCCACTGGAGAAGTCATGGCATTGGATCGTACTTTTGAAGGTGCTATGAATAAAGCGTTGCGATCGCTTGAAATGAATGTCCGGTCTCTTCATATGCCGTTGATTTCTAAAAGCAGTGATGATCATCTGGACACTCTCTTGACCGATGCAAACGATCTTCGTCTTTTTGCATTGGCTGAAGCGATCAGAAGGGGTATCAGCATCGAAAAAATTAATGAAAAAACAGCAATCGATCACTGGTTCCTTGCCAAAATTGAGCATATGGTTTCCCTTGAAACAGAAGCCGAAACCATGAAAGTTGCGGATATTACTGATGAATGGCTAAAGAAAGTAAAGCGATATAACTTGAGTGATGAATGGCTCGCTGTTCAACTCGGCATTCCGTTTCTGAAACTGCGCGAATGGTACGATGACTTCGGAATGAAGCCTGGCTATCAGCTGGTTGACACATGTGCAGGGGAATTCGATGCAGAAACACCTTATTATTATTCCAGTTGGAGCGGTCATGATGAGGTCACACCCGACCCGAATACCAAAAAGATTCTTGTATTAGGTTCTGGACCGATCCGGATTGGTCAGGGCATTGAATTTGATTATTGTTCAGTTCATGCGGTAAAAGCCGTTCAAAAAGCAGGATTTGAAGCGATTATTATCAATAATAACCCGGAAACGGTGAGTACCGATTATGCAGTAGCTGACCGGCTGTACTTTGAACCCCTGGCACTGGATGATGTGTGGAGTGTCATTGTGAAAGAGCAGGTTGAAGGGGTTATCGTCCAATTTGGCGGTCAAACCGCGATTAATCTCGCCGCAGATCTTGACGCACTAGGTGTCCATATATACGGGACATCACCAACAAATATTGACGCAGTGGAGGACCGGGAAGCGTTCTATCATCTCTTGAATCAGCATGGGATCGAACACATCCGCGGTGAGATGGCACATAGCCCACATGAACTCGAAGGGGCAGCAAATGAGCTTGGCTTTCCGGTATTAATCAGACCATCCTATGTCATTGGTGGGCAGTCCATGTTTATCTGTTACGACCACCATGAGCTTGCATCGTATGCAGAACGTATTCAGCTGGAAACCAACGACCGCTGCTGGCCTTTGTTAATTGATCAATACGTACCCGGGAAAGAATGTGAAGTGGATGTGATTACCGACGGCGAAGATATTTTAATTCCTGGTATCTTTGAACACCTTGAAAAGGCAGGGGTGCATTCTGGAGACAGCGTCACAATTTTCCCATCGATTACATTGACTGAAAAAGAAAAAGCATCGATCTCATCGATTTCAGAAACCATTGCAAAAGAAGGTTGCATCATTGGCATTATGAATATTCAATTTGTTCTCGATCAAGGTCATGTCTATGTACTTGAAGTCAATCCACGATCATCGAGAACGGTGCCGATCATGAGTAAAGTCACTGGAGTCCCGATGATTGAATACGCCGTACGCGCTCAGCTCGGTGAAAAAATAACAGACATTTCACCTGTAGTTGGACTGATGGACGATCTTCCGTACTATACCGTCAAAGCACCGGTCTTCTCAGCGACCAAACTGAAAGGCGTCGACCACGTACTCGGTCCCGAAATGAAGTCAACAGGAGAAATTATCGGAATGGGGCAAACAAAGGAAGAAGCATTAAAGAAAGCAACCGTGCACATGCAAGGCTCTGAAGATTCAATGGCTGAACAAAACTGGTTTGTGTCCGTATCAGATCGAATCAAACCTGAATTTAATCAACTTTTGGACCAACTCAAAGTAAAACCAGGTAAATTCTATGCAACTCCAGGAACGGCAAATTGCCTGAAAGAAGCGGGTGTCGGGAATGTCGTTATTCTTGATGACAAAGACGACATCCATAATCTTTTTAAAATCGATCCTCCTTCAATTGTGTTAAATATTGCAAACCAGGGGAGACAAAAGCAAAAAGTCGGATTTTTCATCCGGGAATGTGCCACTAAATTTGATGTGCCGTGTTACACAAACATTGACACGTTCAAAGAAGTCACGGGTACCGGTGATGAACGATCCGCTGCGGATTA